Below is a window of Clostridium sp. JN-1 DNA.
TGATCCAGAAGTCTTTGATACAAGACCTGTTACCATTTTGAACATTGTAGTTTTACCTGCCCCGTTTTCACCTATGAATCCATAAATATCTCCGCGATTTATATTCATATTTACATTTTGAACTGCTAATTTGTCATTGTATCTTTTGCTTAAGTTTATAGTCCTTAAAATATTTTCCATATAAATGCTCCCTTTATTTAACCATTCAGTTTATATCCTATACTCCAGATGGTTTGTATGTAATCCTTGCTTGTACCCGCACTTGATAATTTATTTCTCAAATTACTTATATGGACAGTGAGAGTATTATCATCACACATATAATTGCTTCCCCATACACTTTCAAATAAATTTGCTTTTGAAAAAACTTTTTTTGGATGATTCATTAAAAGCTCTAAAATATCAAATTCTCTCGCAGTTAAAACTACATTTGAGTCATTTACATATACCTCTCTAGTGTCTTTATTTAAAGAAATTTCCCTATACTTTATTATGTTTTCCTTTGAAGTTTCACTTGAAAACTCCATGTATCTTCTTAAGTTTGAATCTATACGTGCCGACACTTCTTCTATATTGAATGGTTTGGTTATAAAGTCATCGGCACCTATTCTCAAAGTTTTTATTCTAATATCAATATCTTCTATTGCAGAAATTATTATAATAGGCATATGGCTATTTTTTCTTATTTTAAGCAAAAGTTCTTCACCATTTATTCCTGGAAGCATCAAATCAAGCAGGACCATGTTCCAGATTGATTCTTTTAAATATATCAATGCTTCTGTTCCAGAATAAGCAGCTTTTGCAGTATATCCATTCATATTCAGCATATCACACAATAATTTATTTATATCATTGTCGTCTTCGACTACTAAAATTTTGATATCATCTTTCATTTATCATTTCCTCAACTTTTTATTAATTTCCATTTGCAAAAAATATATAAAATATTTTTGTCAAGTTCAGCATAAATTAATCCATTCATCTTATTCATAAGGCTTTTTGCAATTGATAATCCAAGGCCTGTACTGCTGCCATCTGATCTTGAATCATCTGCCTTATAGAATCTATTAAAGAGTAAAGTTAAATCTTTATCCTTTAAGTTTTTAGCCAAATTTGAAGTTATTATAACTGCAGAATTGCTATCTTGCTTTAAAGTTATAGAAACTTCTCCTTGGGCGTGTTTTAACATATTTGTGATTAAATTTTGAATTACGCGTCTAGAAGCTGCTTTATTTGCTGCAATAATTATATCATTGTGAGGTAAATTTATTTTTGGTGTTATGTTTTTAGCTGTAAAGTTATCATAAAGTGATGTGATAACTTCACATAATATATTATTTAAATTTACATGCTCTAATTTAAGACTGCATTCTGGAGATTCTATAATCGAAAGTTCAAAGAAATCATTTAATAGTTCTTTCAGAAAATAGGCTCTTTTTAAGGCTATATCTATGTATTCATCTTGTTTTTCACAGGAGAGCCTCTTTGATTTTATCATTTCCATATAGCCAACTACGGAAGTCAGCGGTGTACGCAAGTCATGAGATATACTTGCTATAGATTTCCTTATTCCATATTCTGTTTGCTT
It encodes the following:
- a CDS encoding HAMP domain-containing sensor histidine kinase, with protein sequence MNFIMMILIIFFLLLLARLIFMKVEIKNITNQLDNYNNLKSNKKIDIKLFDSDIEKLAASINRHIDINIQNKAKQKQTEYGIRKSIASISHDLRTPLTSVVGYMEMIKSKRLSCEKQDEYIDIALKRAYFLKELLNDFFELSIIESPECSLKLEHVNLNNILCEVITSLYDNFTAKNITPKINLPHNDIIIAANKAASRRVIQNLITNMLKHAQGEVSITLKQDSNSAVIITSNLAKNLKDKDLTLLFNRFYKADDSRSDGSSTGLGLSIAKSLMNKMNGLIYAELDKNILYIFCKWKLIKS
- a CDS encoding response regulator transcription factor; protein product: MKDDIKILVVEDDNDINKLLCDMLNMNGYTAKAAYSGTEALIYLKESIWNMVLLDLMLPGINGEELLLKIRKNSHMPIIIISAIEDIDIRIKTLRIGADDFITKPFNIEEVSARIDSNLRRYMEFSSETSKENIIKYREISLNKDTREVYVNDSNVVLTAREFDILELLMNHPKKVFSKANLFESVWGSNYMCDDNTLTVHISNLRNKLSSAGTSKDYIQTIWSIGYKLNG